In the Wyeomyia smithii strain HCP4-BCI-WySm-NY-G18 chromosome 2, ASM2978416v1, whole genome shotgun sequence genome, one interval contains:
- the LOC129722678 gene encoding uncharacterized protein CG3556: MTQQMKFSIFLTVAFLLLTKSLGENTTRVTVSTTQSSFETTLTTAPQLQSTTLQQQQQQQQLPISTQASSSYASEVQTSTTGLTSTSSAAATVMSTLSTPSPLYISNYSTIALVPTYPAISMTTKQDSLDQIPVDVDIGPGGPDQKESLGIQKAIDWLRDKRLPDYSWGNDTHMVILAKELSGARDPAENDNHLQEISDLEDMLSVKQMEVEVLTMVDRHHSVPKPASTDRMARYILAMGALCKDARHFHGHDLVSSLEHHEHDQGQEYEFALTALAICSSATHVRKRQIRRLLDIASGEVNNVDTIAMVLLALRCIVTDHRHRHLQHFVRRPARGLASLQGPQGSFGSLRSTALAMQALQDLEPDPAGKWNRTAASEWLLSKQRTDGGWTEEPLQDGQDATIGVGLTADIILALGWKGLGAVRALQCDHVIRESNDNVYENGEPKLADPVRLTSSVEEAEPRNVSYTYTLWVGTDETEEYSLDLTSPKNTTFFWAMRQAARIDPRFAFEAQAWPNGHYVHTLAGMKEEPKSYHFWLLYRLPEKPDTKNPPGNQLIAPLGVDELLVEDGEHYLYWYKKL, from the exons ATGACTCAACAAATGAAGTTCAGCATATTCCTAACCGTTGCCTTTCTCCTTCTTACCAAATCTCTTGGGGAAAATACGACAAGAGTAACTGTATCGACAACACAGAGCTCCTTTGAGACTACGTTGACAACAGCACCACAGTTGCAATCGACAAcgttgcaacagcagcagcaacaacaacagctgCCAATATCAACACAAGCATCCTCCAGCTATGCATCAGAAGTGCAAACTTCAACAACCGGATTGACCTCTACATCTAGTGCAGCAGCGACGGTGATGTCGACGCTATCTACACCATCGCCTCTATACATATCAAATTATTCGACAATAGCACTAGTTCCAACCTACCCAGCTATTTCGATGACTACTAAGCAAGACTCGTTGGACCAAATTCCGGTGGACGTGGATATTGGTCCGGGAGGACCAGATCAGAAGGAAAGCCTCGGCATACAGAAGGCAATTGACTGGTTACGAGACAAACGTCTGCCCGATTACAGTTGGGGTAATGATACACATATGGTTATCCTAGCCAAAGAACTGTCTGGCGCACGTGATCCAGCTGAAAATGATAACCACCTGCAGGAGATTTCCGATTTGGAAGACATGTTGTCAGTGAAACAAATGGAAGTCGAAGTATTGACGATGGTTGATCGTCATCATTCGGTGCCCAAACCAGCAAGTACGGATAGAATGGCAAGGTACATATTAGCGATGGGTGCATTGTGTAAGGATGCCCGTCACTTCCATGGACACGACTTGGTTTCATCTCTTGAACACCACGAACACGATCAAGGGCAAGAATACGAGTTCGCTCTGACTGCCTTGGCTATATGCAGCTCGGCAACGCATGTGCGAAAACGACAAATACGGCGCTTGCTGGATATTGCCAGTGGCGAGGTTAACAATGTCG ATACCATTGCTATGGTGTTACTAGCACTGCGATGTATTGTAACAGATCATCGACACCGACATTTGCAGCATTTTGTACGTCGACCCGCACGTGGATTAGCTAGTCTACAAGGACCTCAGGGCAGTTTTGGTTCTCTACGAAGTACGGCACTTGCTATGCAAGCTCTTCAGGATCTCGAGCCGGATCCAGCAGGAAAATGGAACAGAACAGCTGCTTCAGAATGGTTGCTTTCGAAACAACGAACCGACGGTGGTTGGACGGAGGAACCTTTACAGGATGGCCAG GACGCGACTATTGGCGTTGGCTTAACAGCTGACATTATTCTTGCTTTAGGATGGAAAGGTTTGGGAGCGGTACGTGCTCTGCAGTGTGATCACGTGATACGAGAGTCGAATGATAATGTTTACGAGAATGGTGAACCAAAGCTCGCTGATCCGGTTCGATTGACATCGTCCGTCGAAGAGGCGGAACCGCGGAATGTATCCTATACCTACACCCTGTGGGTTGGCACTGATGAAACTGAGGAATACTCTTTAGATCTCACGTCGCCCAAAAACACCACTTTTTTCTGGGCCATGCGACAAGCAGCTAGAATAGATCCCAG ATTTGCCTTCGAAGCTCAGGCATGGCCCAATGGACATTACGTGCATACACTTGCCGGTATGAAGGAGGAGCCCAAAAG CTATCACTTCTGGCTGTTATATCGATTACCTGAGAAACCGGATACGAAAAATCCACCTGGTAATCAGCTAATTGCGCCTTTGG GTGTTGATGAACTACTCGTCGAGGATGGCGAGCATTACCTCTACTGGTATAAAAAACTTTAA